A window of the Arachis duranensis cultivar V14167 chromosome 5, aradu.V14167.gnm2.J7QH, whole genome shotgun sequence genome harbors these coding sequences:
- the LOC107490779 gene encoding GDSL esterase/lipase At3g27950, translated as MDCRRSKHVTRHLCLTLCVLSSWSLVQEALGGGNNNKCWFPAIYNFGDSNSDTGAVSAAFTSVQPPNGETFFGTLSGRASDGRLIIDFITEELKLPYVSAYLNSVGSNYRHGANFATGGSSILPGGYSPFHLGLQVSQFIQFKSHTNILFNQLSDNGTDPPLKSGLPRPEEFSKAIYTIDIGQNDLAFGIQHGSMEQVRRSIPHILSQYSQSAQQLYNEGARVFWIHNTGPIGCLPYSYIYYEPKKGNIDANGCVKPHNELALEFNRQLKNQVFQLRKKLPLAKFTYVDVFKAKYQLISTAKSQGFVPPLEFCCGSFYGYHINCGKKAVVNGTVYGNPCKNPSQHVSWDGIHYSQAANQWIAKRILYGSFSDPPIPIGQACF; from the exons ATGGATTGTAGGAGAAGCAAACATGTAACAAGGCATTTGTGTTTGACTCTGTGTGTGTTATCATCATGGTCATTGGTTCAAGAAGCCTTAGGTGGTGGAAACAATAATAAGTGTTGGTTCCCTGCAATATACAACTTTGGGGACTCAAACTCAGACACTGGAGCCGTATCTGCAGCATTTACTAGTGTTCAACCTCCCAATGGTGAAACCTTCTTTGGCACTCTCTCAGGAAGAGCCTCCGATGGCCGTCTCATCATCGATTTCATAA CTGAAGAATTGAAGCTTCCATACGTAAGTGCATATTTGAACTCGGTTGGGTCAAATTATAGGCATGGGGCAAACTTTGCAACAGGAGGTTCTTCAATTCTTCCGGGTGGTTATAGTCCTTTCCATCTTGGCCTTCAAGTTTCTCAGTTCATACAGTTCAAGTCACATACCAACATTCTCTTCAATCAGCTCTCTGACAACG GGACAGATCCACCTTTGAAAAGTGGTCTTCCAAGGCCTGAGGAATTCTCCAAGGCAATATACACCATTGATATTGGACAAAATGACCTTGCCTTTGGAATTCAACATGGTTCAATGGAACAAGTTAGAAGGTCTATTCCTCATATCTTGAGCCAATACTCCCAATCAGCTCAA CAACTATACAATGAAGGGGCAAGAGTGTTCTGGATTCATAACACAGGTCCAATTGGATGCTTACCATACAGTTACATTTACTATGAGCCTAAGAAGGGTAACATTGATGCAAATGGATGTGTAAAACCTCACAATGAGCTTGCTTTGGAATTTAACAGGCAACTCAAGAACCAAGTATTTCAGCTAAGGAAAAAGCTCCCTCTAGCTAAATTCACATATGTTGATGTGTTCAAAGCAAAATACCAACTAATCAGCACTGCAAAGAGCCAAG GTTTTGTTCCTCCATTAGAGTTCTGTTGTGGTAGCTTCTATGGTTACCATATAAATTGTGGGAAGAAAGCTGTAGTGAATGGCACAGTTTATGGGAATCCATGCAAAAATCCTTCTCAACATGTTAGTTGGGATGGCATACATTACTCTCAAGCAGCAAATCAATGGATTGCTAAACGCATTCTCTATGGCTCCTTCTCTGATCCACCAATTCCAATTGGGCAGGCTTGTTTCTGA
- the LOC107490780 gene encoding protein KINESIN LIGHT CHAIN-RELATED 2: MPGLAMDELHVNSAKEEHSGSYTPHKENFNNQQASPRSTLSPRSIQSDSIDLAIDGVVDTSIEQLYHNVCEMRSSDHSPSRASFFSYGEESRIDSELCHLVGDIAGLDITKKVVGENNEDSNGNGNASGNESIKKENNLSPNSKVIEESEKSTRGSKKLRERPSRKERGARKSNGLYHMRRYKSLGLMKGIEDPISAGLDNPELGPFLLKQTRDLIASGENPRKALDLALRALKSFETCAIDGKPSLEMVMCLHVLASIYCNMGQYNEAIPILERSIEIPVLEDGQDHALAKFAGCMQLGDTYAIMGQIENSLLFYTAGLEIQGQILGETDPRYGETCRYVAEAHVQALQFDEAEKICQTALEIHKGNSSPDSLEEAADRRLMGLICDSKGDYEAALEHYVLASMAMSANGHEVDVATIDCSIGDAYLSLARYDEAVFSYQKALTVFKSTKGENHPTVGSVYVRLADLYNKIGKFKESKSYCENALRIYGKIKPGIPSEDIASGLIDVAAIYQSMNDLEKGLKLLKKALKIYGNAPGQQSTVAGIEAQMGVMYYMLGNYADSYNIFKSSIAKFRASGEKKSALFGIALNQMGLACVQRYAINEAADLFEEARTILEKEYGPYHPDTLGVYSNLAGTYDAMGRVDDAIEILEYVVGMREEKLGTANPDVDDEKRRLAELLKEAGRARNRKTRRSLETLLDANSHLIKENFIKV, encoded by the exons ATGCCTGGGTTAGCAATGGATGAGTTACATGTAAATAGTGCAAAAGAAGAACATAGTGGGAGTTACACACCCCACAAGGAAaacttcaacaatcaacaagCATCTCCAAGGAGCACACTGAGTCCAAGGAGCATTCAAAGTGACTCAATTGATTTGGCCATCGATGGTGTGGTGGACACCTCCATTGAGCAATTGTATCACAATGTCTGCGAGATGCGAAGCTCCGATCACTCACCGTCCAGAGCTAGTTTCTTCTCGTATGGAGAAGAGTCAAGGATTGATTCAGAGCTTTGCCATCTTGTTGGTGACATTGCAGGTTTGGACATCACAAAGAAGGTTGTCGGAGAGAACAATGAGGATTCCAATGGCAATGGCAATGCTAGTGGTAATGAATCCATAAAGAAGGAAAATAACCTCTCACCAAACTCAAAGGTCATTGAAGAATCAGAAAAATCGACTCGAGGAAGCAAGAAATTGCGCGAGAGGCCGTCCAGGAAGGAGAGGGGTGCTAGAAAATCAAATGGTCTTTACCATATGAGGAGGTACAAGAGTCTTGGTTTAATGAAGGGGATTGAGGATCCTATTTCTGCTGGTTTAGATAATCCAGAATTGGGACCTTTCTTGCTTAAGCAAACAAGGGATTTGATTGCTTCGGGTGAGAATCCAAGGAAGGCTCTTGATTTGGCTCTTAGAGCCTTGAAATCATTTGAGACTTGTGCTATTGATGGAAAACCAAGTTTGGAAATGGTTATGTGCCTCCATGTCTTGGCATCAATATACTGTAATATGGGACAGTACAATGAGGCCATTCCAATTCTTGAGCGTTCGATTGAAATTCCGGTTTTGGAGGATGGTCAGGATCATGCACTAGCAAAATTTGCAGGTTGCATGCAATTGGGTGATACTTATGCAATAATGGGTCAGATTGAGAATTCTCTGCTGTTTTACACAGCAGGCCTAGAAATTCAAGGGCAAATCCTGGGGGAAACGGATCCAAGATATGGTGAGACATGCCGGTATGTAGCCGAGGCGCATGTTCAGGCATTGCAGTTTGATGAGGCTGAGAAGATTTGTCAGACAGCTCTTGAAATTCACAAGGGAAACAGTTCACCAGATTCACTTGAGGAAGCAGCCGATAGAAGACTAATGGGGCTTATTTGTGATTCAAAGGGTGACTATGAGGCTGCACTTGAGCACTATGTTCTTGCAAGCATGGCTATGTCAGCAAATGGCCATGAAGTAGATGTTGCCACCATTGATTGCAGCATTGGTGACGCGTATCTCTCTTTGGCGCGCTATGATGAGGCGGTATTCTCTTATCAAAAGGCACTTACTGTGTTCAAATCAACCAAAGGAGAGAACCATCCAACGGTTGGTTCAGTTTATGTCCGGTTAGCCGACCTGTATAACAAGATAGGAAAGTTCAAGGAATCAAAATCTTACTGCGAAAATGCGCTGAGAATCTATGGGAAGATCAAACCAGGGATCCCCTCAGAAGACATTGCTAGtggtttgattgatgttgcggCGATATACCAATCAATGAATGATTTGGAGAAAGGGTTGAAGCTTTTGAAGAAGGCTTTGAAGATATATGGTAATGCACCTGGACAACAAAGCACTGTTGCAGGGATTGAGGCACAGATGGGGGTAATGTATTACATGCTAGGGAACTATGCTGATTCCTATAACATCTTTAAGAGTTCCATTGCCAAGTTTCGCGCAAGCGGAGAGAAGAAATCAGCTTTGTTTGGGATTGCTTTGAACCAAATGGGGCTTGCTTGCGTGCAGCGTTATGCTATAAATGAAGCCGCGGATTTGTTTGAAGAGGCTAGGACAATACTGGAAAAAGAGTATGGTCCATATCATCCAGACACCTTAGGTGTCTATAGCAATCTTGCAGGAACCTATGATGCAATGGGCAG AGTGGATGATGCCATTGAGATTTTGGAATATGTAGTTGGAATGAGAGAAGAGAAGCTTGGAACAGCAAATCCTGATGTGGATGATGAGAAGCGTAGGTTGGCAGAGTTATTAAAAGAAGCAGGAAGGGCTCGGAACAGGAAAACAAGGAGGTCACTGGAAACTCTTCTTGATGCAAACTCACACCTCATAAAAGAAAATTTCATCAAGGTATAA